A genome region from Triticum aestivum cultivar Chinese Spring chromosome 2B, IWGSC CS RefSeq v2.1, whole genome shotgun sequence includes the following:
- the LOC123046328 gene encoding prolyl endopeptidase: protein MGSLAAADEPLPPLRYPPARRDGDIVDDYHGVLVPDPYRWMEELESEEVKEYVRAQAAVADAVLATCDHRGRLRGQLTALLDHPRYRAPFKRARTYFYFHNPGLLPHSALYVQHGLGGEPSVLLDPSELSDDATVSLSMIGVSDDGEHLAYGTSASGSDWVTISLMRVRDKHRLPDTLSWVKFSRIAWTSDGKGFFYSRFPAPKDDDGAPESGIRTDVNLNHEVYYHFLGTDQSDDVMCWRDPEHPKYIYTPEVTEDGKYVLLSVSESSEPVNKLYYCDLSALSGMNAKGTHEMLPFVKLVDKFEAFYGVVANDGTRFTFLTNKDAPRCKLSRVDVDDPQSWTDVLPEDDRAVLESACAVHGDKVLVNYLSDVKYVLQMRSLATGELLHGIPIDIGSVNGITGRRGDSEVFIEFSSFLTPGIVYRCDLSSGSPEMSIYRDINVPGFDRTDFEAKQVFYPSKDGTKIPMFVVSRKKIVLDGSHPALLFGYGGFGMSMTPQFSAARVVLMRNLGFVTCIANIRGGGEYGEGWHKAGSLANKQNCFDDFVAAGEFLVSAGYTSPSRLCIEGGSNGGLLVAACINQRPGLFGCALAHVGVMDMLRFHKFTIGRAWACDFGCSEKEEEFHWLIKYSPLHNVRRPWEKGAGGDQHRRQYPPTMLLTADHDDRVVPSHTLKFLATMQHVLCTSVEHGPQTNPIVARIDRKSGHGCGRSTQKIIDEAADRYAFAAKMMGVSWID from the exons ATgggctccctcgccgccgccgacgagccgctgcctcctctccggtACCCCCCGGCCCGCCGCGACGGCGACATTGTCGACGACTACCACGGCGTTCTTGTGCCGGACCCCTACAGATG GATGGAGGAGCTGGAATCCGAGGAGGTGAAGGAGTACGTGCGCGCGCAGGCGGCCGTGGCCGACGCCGTGCTCGCCACCTGCGACCACCGCGGCCGCCTGCGCGGGCAGCTCACGGCGCTGCTCGACCACCCGCGCTACCGCGCCCCCTTCAAGCGCGCCCGCACCTACTTCTACTTCCACAACCCCGGCCTCCTCCCCCACAGCGCCCTCTACGTCCAG CATGGGCTGGGCGGCGAGCCGAGCGTGCTGCTGGACCCGAGCGAGCTCAGCGACGACGCCACGGTGTCTCTCTCCATGATCGGCGTCAGCGACGACGGCGAGCACCTGGCCTACGGCACCAGCGCCAGCGGCAGCGACTGGGTCACCATCAGCCTCATGCGCGTGCGCGACAAGCACCGCCTCCCCGACACCCTGTCCTGGGTCAAGTTCTCGCGCATCGCCTGGACAAGCGACGGCAAGGGCTTCTTCTACTCGCGGTTCCCGGCTCCAAA GGACGACGATGGCGCGCCGGAGTCGGGGATCAGGACCGACGTTAATCTCAACCACGAGGTCTACTACCATTTCCTTGGAACTGACCAGTCCGACGATGTCATGTGCTGGAGAGACCCCGAGCATCCCAAGTACATATACACCCCTGAGGTTACAGAGGATGGCAAG TACGTGCTCCTGTCAGTTTCAGAGAGTTCAGAGCCGGTCAACAAGTTGTACTACTGCGACCTCTCAGCTCTTTCAGGCATGAACGCAAAAGGAACCCACGAAATGCTTCCCTTTGTGAAGCTTGTGGACAAATTCGAGGCCTTCTACGGAGTCGTCGCCAACGACGGCACCCGATTCACATTCCTCACAAACAAAGACGCTCCGAGGTGCAAACTGTCGCGGGTCGACGTCGATGATCCGCAGTCCTGGACCGATGTTCTGCCTGAAGACGACAGGGCTGTCCTAGAGTCGGCGTGTGCTGTCCATGGCGACAAGGTTCTGGTGAACTACTTGTCAGATGTCAAGTACGTGCTGCAGATGAGGAGCCTGGCCACCGGAGAGCTGCTCCACGGCATACCCATCGACATAGGCAGCGTCAACGGGATTACCGGTAGGCGTGGCGATTCCGAGGTGTTCATCGAGTTCTCGAGCTTCCTCACTCCGGGAATCGTCTACAGGTGTGATCTGAGCTCCGGGAGCCCTGAGATGAGCATATACAGAGATATTAACGTCCCTGGGTTCGACCGCACCGACTTCGAAGCGAAGCAG GTGTTTTACCCGAGCAAGGACGGGACCAAGATCCCGATGTTCGTCGTGTCGAGGAAGAAGATCGTCCTCGACGGGTCGCACCCGGCCCTGCTCTTCGGCTACGGCGGGTTCGGCATGAGCATGACGCCGCAATTCAGCGCGGCCCGCGTCGTCCTCATGAGGAACCTAGGGTTCGTGACGTGCATCGCCAACATCAGGGGCGGCGGCGAGTACGGCGAGGGCTGGCACAAGGCCGGCTCGCTCGCGAACAAGCAGAATTGCTTCGACGACTTCGTCGCCGCCGGCGAGTTCCTCGTGTCCGCCGGGTACACGAGCCCGAGCCGCCTGTGCATCGAAGGCGGGAGCAACGGCGGCCTCCTGGTCGCCGCATGCATCAACCAG CGCCCTGGTCTCTTCGGCTGTGCTCTGGCTCACGTGGGTGTCATGGACATGCTTCGGTTCCACAAGTTCACCATAG GTCGTGCATGGGCTTGTGATTTCGGCTgctcggagaaggaggaggaattCCACTGGCTTATCAAGTACTCCCCTCTGCACAACGTGAGGCGGCCGTGGGAGAAgggcgccggcggcgaccagcaCCGCCGCCAGTACCCTCCCACCATGCTGCTGACGGCGGACCACGACGACCGCGTCGTGCCGTCGCACACCCTCAAGTTCCTCGCG ACGATGCAGCACGTCCTGTGCACGAGCGTGGAGCAcggcccccagaccaaccccatcGTCGCCCGGATCGACCGCAAGAGCGGACACGGCTGCGGCCGCTCCACGCAGAAGATC ATCGATGAGGCTGCGGATCGTTACGCGTTCGCGGCGAAGATGATGGGGGTCTCTTGGATCGATTGA